CGGCTGAGGGCATAAAGAAATACAACAGTAGTAAGACCCGAACCGATGGCAGCTTCTGTCATGGCTACATCGGGAGCAGCCATAATAAGGTAAATTAAAGAAGCAATCAGGCTGACAGAACCGCTGGCAATAACAGCAGCCGTCAGATTTTTCATATAAACAGCCAGAAGAGCTCCGGCAATCATCATTACTCCCAGAACAATCATCAGAATGGTAATCATGAATCATCCTCCTCTATTTGATCATCCTTCAAATGATCACACACAGCTTTTTCCCCAAGGGGTATTCCGAACTTGTGAGCTGCCCGTGCAAGAGCATGGGATGAAAGAGGATTGGAAAAAAGTATAAAAACCATGAGCAGGACCATTTTCCCTGACCACTCGGGTCGGGCCATGGCAATACCTGTCATAAAGAGCAGACTACCCAGGGTTGTCGCCTTGGTTCCTGTCTGCATCCTGTTAAATGCATCGGGCATACGGATAATTCCGATAGATGCCAGAAGAAGAAAAAGACTGCCCACCAGGGCTATAATTCCACCTATAATTTCCAGCATCAGAGCCCCCTTTCCAGGTAACGGGCCAGTGCGACTACACCCGTAAAACTGATCAGCCCGTAAACCAGGGCTACATCAATATAAATACCCCGTCCCGACCAGAAGGCCAGCCAGACAATTATTGATAGGGAAATAATGGTCATTCCGTCCAAAGCTACGGTGCGGCTCACTGAATCCGGACCGATGAGCATCCTTATAAAGGATATAACCATGGCCAGTACGGCGATACCTGCTGCTATCTGAAATAATAAATCAGCCACAGATCACCTCCAGATACTTTTCAAAACCGGAAACGATTTTCTTTGTTTTTTCCTCACAGTCTCCCTCTTCAACGGCGATCCAGTGGATGTAGAAATCCTCACCCTTCGTATCCACCGTAATAGTCCCGGGGGTCAAAGTAATGGAATTAGCCAGCATCAGACGGCCGAGAGGAGTCTTAAGTTTTGTCTTTACTTTGACTATCCCGGGACGGATGGGGAGTTTCGGGTGCAGAACCCTTAAGGCAACATCCAGGTTGGACTTGATCAGGGCCCCCAGAAAATAAAAGAAATAAAGAATAAGTGCCATAAGAGCTTTGGGACTCCATTTAAGGTCACCAAGCAGGTCTCCACCGGGGAGAGGCATCAGGACAATAAGAAGCAGAATAGCTCCGCCAGCCAGTCCTTCCTGTGTATTGAAAGGATAGGTAAGCAGAAACCAGACCGCCCCCAGCATCAGGACTAGAACAATCCTGGCCTTGAAGGTTTTCATAGAAGACTCCTTTACACTACCAGAGCTATAACATAGCTCTGGTGATTATTAGCCAAGGCCTAAGGGCCTTTACACTACCGGAACTATGTAATAGCACCGGTATTTTATTCGCTGAGGATACGGGACCCAAAGAAACAAAAATGAATCACCCCGGTTAAAAAAGTGATTCATTAAAAAAAACAGATATTCAAACAAACCTATATGATGATTTTTATATCTATAAAATATTATACGATGACTATTAATTGGCGTAAAGGAAAAACTGTCGTAATCTTCTAGGATATATTCTAAGGCAGGGAAAGGAGATATTCAAATATCTCTAAAAAACAAATAGCCCGGCATGGGTGCCGGGCTATTTTTATATTGTATCAGTAATTAATTTGTTAACTCAAGGAAAAATGTCTGCCCTTCCTGCAATGTATATGTATTAGGTCCCCAGGTAGTTCCATCCTGACTACTAGCAGTGAAAGTATAGGAACCTGGACTTTTCTGAACTGTTACAGTACCGGCAGTACCAGCAGGCGGCTGACCTCCTTCAAAATACTTTGTTATAGTTCCAACAGAACTGCCATTCAAATAAACGTATATATAACCATGTCCCAATTCGCTTGTAATATAAAAACAGAACTGTGTTGCTCCACTGTCATCACTGCTGTCATCACTGCTACTGTCATTATAATTATAGGACTCACCATCGATAGTATAAGAACCTGTGAAATTTCCGGAACTATCCATATTCAGGGTCCAGCGGAAACTGTATGTATAACCATCGTATTTGATAGTAAATGAGGCAGTACTTGAAATTCCTCCAGCAGATCCGGAGTATGAACAGCTTCCGTTTATAGTGACTCCACTAGAGCTATAGTTATTGAAAGTGATGGTTAGCTGATAAGAGGTGGAAAAAGTTCCTGTAACACTAAAACCATTTCCCGTATAGTTAATATCATAAGTAGTTCTTTCGATTCCTCTCGAAAGATCTTCAGGATTACTTTGCAGTAAAGCACCACCATAGGAGATTGAAGACATCGCCTCGGACACAGCTGTTGACATAGCAGTTGTAGCTGTTCCTAATACCTGACTACGTTCTGAATCGGTCAATCCTCCTCCGGCTGCTGCAGCCGCTTCTTCCTCACATGACACAAATGCAAACAGAATAAAAAACGCTGACAAAATTAGTAATAATGACTTTAAAAATTTCATAAACCCACCCCATTTCAATAAGATAATCTGATAATAGAACTGATGAAAACCGACACAACTGCTTACTGGTAGAAGCGGT
The DNA window shown above is from Oceanispirochaeta sp. M1 and carries:
- a CDS encoding hydrogenase subunit MbhD domain-containing protein encodes the protein MITILMIVLGVMMIAGALLAVYMKNLTAAVIASGSVSLIASLIYLIMAAPDVAMTEAAIGSGLTTVVFLYALSRMRGKKEEPRD
- the mnhG gene encoding monovalent cation/H(+) antiporter subunit G, which gives rise to MLEIIGGIIALVGSLFLLLASIGIIRMPDAFNRMQTGTKATTLGSLLFMTGIAMARPEWSGKMVLLMVFILFSNPLSSHALARAAHKFGIPLGEKAVCDHLKDDQIEEDDS
- a CDS encoding monovalent cation/H+ antiporter complex subunit F; this translates as MADLLFQIAAGIAVLAMVISFIRMLIGPDSVSRTVALDGMTIISLSIIVWLAFWSGRGIYIDVALVYGLISFTGVVALARYLERGL
- a CDS encoding Na+/H+ antiporter subunit E translates to MKTFKARIVLVLMLGAVWFLLTYPFNTQEGLAGGAILLLIVLMPLPGGDLLGDLKWSPKALMALILYFFYFLGALIKSNLDVALRVLHPKLPIRPGIVKVKTKLKTPLGRLMLANSITLTPGTITVDTKGEDFYIHWIAVEEGDCEEKTKKIVSGFEKYLEVICG